In the Alistipes provencensis genome, TAGGCAATACCCTTGTCAAACTCGCCGTTTTCGACGACGGGCGGCTCGTTGCACAGCATTGCGTGGAGCGGCTGCTGCCGCCGATGCTCGACGAACTGCTCGGGGGCCGCAGGGCCGCCAAGGCCGTGGTGGCCTCGACGCGCGGCGAAGCGGACGACGTGGTGGAGACGGTGCGTCCTTTTGCGGATTACCTGCTGGAGTTCACCTCGCAAACCCCCGTGCCGATAGGCAACGCCTATCATACGCCCGAGACGCTGGGCCGCGACCGGCTGGCCGCCGCCGTGGGCGCCACGGTGCTCTACCCGGGCCGCGACGTGCTGATCGTGGACTTCGGAACGGCGGTGACGATCGATTTGGTGACGGCCGACAACACCTTCCGCGGAGGCTGTATCTCGCCGGGGATGAAGACACGCTTCCGGGCGCTGCACGACTATACGGCCAAACTGCCGCTGTGCGGGCCGACCGAGGACGAACGATTGCAGGGACTCACCACCGAAGAGGCCGTCCGGCTGGGGGTGATGAACTCGCTGACCTTCGAAATAGAGGGGTATATCGCCCGGATGCGGGAAAAAATCGACGATTTATGCGTTATTTTTACCGGCGGGGATGCGAAATACTTTGCGAAAAGAATTAAAAACACGATAT is a window encoding:
- a CDS encoding type III pantothenate kinase — its product is MNLVVDIGNTLVKLAVFDDGRLVAQHCVERLLPPMLDELLGGRRAAKAVVASTRGEADDVVETVRPFADYLLEFTSQTPVPIGNAYHTPETLGRDRLAAAVGATVLYPGRDVLIVDFGTAVTIDLVTADNTFRGGCISPGMKTRFRALHDYTAKLPLCGPTEDERLQGLTTEEAVRLGVMNSLTFEIEGYIARMREKIDDLCVIFTGGDAKYFAKRIKNTIFANCNLVFCGLDRILEYNASEEHLD